The window CTGTCAGAACGAAGCCCAGGCCGCCTTTGACAATCCGGCCGTATATTTGGAAAAGTACATCGAGCGTCCCCGGCACGTCGAGGTTCAGATTCTGGCTGATAATTACGGTCGGGTGGTGGCGCTGGGCGAGCGGGATTGTTCCCTGCAGCGCCGGCACCAGAAATTGATTGAAGAGGCGCCCTCGCCGGTGGTCACCCCCAGGATGCGTCGTCGGCTTTGTGGTTACGCGCGCCGTCTGGTAAAACACATCAATTACCGGAGCGTCGGTACGATTGAGTTCCTGGTGGATGACCAGCTCCACATCTATTTTATGGAGATGAATACCCGGGTTCAGGTGGAGCATCCGGTAACCGAAGAAGTGACCGGTATTGATATCATCAAAGAGCAGTTACGTATTGCTAACGGGGAGCGGCTCTCTTTTTCCCAGAGCCAGGTTCAGATACGCGGGGCTGCGATTGAATGCCGAATTAACGCGGAGGACCCGGACCAGAACTTTCGGCCAAACCCGGGCCGGATTGAAAAACTCTGCGTTCCTTCCGGGCCAGGCGTTCGTTTTGACAGTCACATCTATTCCGGTTACACGGTGCCGCCGTTTTATGATTCGCTCATCGGAAAGTTGATTGTCCGGGGAAAGGACCGCCAGGAGGCCTTAAGCCGGATGCGCCGCGCCTTGATGGAACTGGAAATAGTCGGGTTGAAAACGACTGCCCCGCTCTACCAGCGTCTTCTTAACCACGCTGGTTTCCTGAGTGGGAAATATT is drawn from Desulfobaccales bacterium and contains these coding sequences:
- the accC gene encoding acetyl-CoA carboxylase biotin carboxylase subunit; the protein is MIKKVLIANRGEIALRIWRACTELDIPCVIAFSEADRDSMTVRVAREKICIGPASSLESYLNIPSILSALEVTGCDAVHPGYGFLSENAFFAEICEDSGITFIGPTAENIRLMGDKATARRNAAQVKVPILPGTISPLQTKEEAVRLARKVGFPIILKASGGGGGRGMRIVREAKELLPSLDACQNEAQAAFDNPAVYLEKYIERPRHVEVQILADNYGRVVALGERDCSLQRRHQKLIEEAPSPVVTPRMRRRLCGYARRLVKHINYRSVGTIEFLVDDQLHIYFMEMNTRVQVEHPVTEEVTGIDIIKEQLRIANGERLSFSQSQVQIRGAAIECRINAEDPDQNFRPNPGRIEKLCVPSGPGVRFDSHIYSGYTVPPFYDSLIGKLIVRGKDRQEALSRMRRALMELEIVGLKTTAPLYQRLLNHAGFLSGKYYVGLIETFLEKEQLPK